TTCGCCTCTGGCATTGGGCTTTCGCAGCCAGCATCCTGATCGCGTGGTTCACGCCCACCGTCTACGACAGAGTTCATCGCATTGTCGGCTATACGGTGCTTGGGCTGCTCGCCTTCCGTCTGGTCTGGGGGGTCTGGGGAAGCCGCTATTCGCGCTTCCGCATGGTCGGCGTCAGGCTCCGTGCCGCCCCGCGCTATCTCTGGAATCTGCGCCGCGGCATCACCGGCCGCTATATCGGTCTAAATCCCGCCGGCACCTTGATGCTGGTGGCGCTGCTGCTGTCGCTCGCCGTCTCGACGATCACGGGCGCGATGTCGGTGACGGTCACCTTCTTCGGCGTCTGGTGGGTGGAGGACACCCATCACTATTCATCGGACGCAGTCATCGTGCTGGTCGTGCTCCATGTATTGGGCGTGGTGCTGATGGGCCTCCTCCAACGCGAGAACCTGATCCGCGCGATGTTCACCGGCCGCAAGCGCATCCGGCATCATCAGTGAAGTTGAGTTGGAGCGATCGGGCCGCGGGCTCGCCTCTCCCGCTTGCGGGAGAGGCCGACGCGCTCGAAGAGCGCGGCGGGTGAGGGCTTTCTCCTCTTGGGGGCTCTCGCGTGCGGAGAGACCCTCTCCCCAGCCCTCCCCCGCAGGCGGGGGAGGGAGCGCACCACCTTTGCGGAAGCTCAGCCGCCCCTCACTGCAACGGCGGATCGCCGCTGGTGCGCTTCTTGGCGAGGTCCATCTCGGTGACCGCGATCAAGATCTCGGCACGGGTCTTGAGGTCCGGCGCCTCCAGCATGGCCTGCTTTTCCGCGGGGCCATAGGGCGACATCATCGCCAGCGCGTTGACCAGCGCTTCGTTGGGCGCGCTTTCGACGCCTTCCCAGTCGACCTTGAGGTTGTTGGCTT
This is a stretch of genomic DNA from Bradyrhizobium sp. CB2312. It encodes these proteins:
- a CDS encoding cytochrome b/b6 domain-containing protein, which translates into the protein MIDEAVPKTRGASDRTPADRTASRTVAVWDLPLRLWHWAFAASILIAWFTPTVYDRVHRIVGYTVLGLLAFRLVWGVWGSRYSRFRMVGVRLRAAPRYLWNLRRGITGRYIGLNPAGTLMLVALLLSLAVSTITGAMSVTVTFFGVWWVEDTHHYSSDAVIVLVVLHVLGVVLMGLLQRENLIRAMFTGRKRIRHHQ